GCCATTTCCACGGGAACCAAAACCTACAATGGAGCTATAGGTGTGGGACCCGATAAGAACCCGATAAAAACAATTCTTGAAGAAGCGTCGGAACAGGGAAAAGCGACCGGACTGGTATCCACCTCTTCCATTACCCACGCAACACCGGCATCCTTCATAGCACATCAGCCGAGCAGAAGCCAGGAGGAAGATATTGCTACCGACTTTCTCAAAACCGATATTGATGTTTTTATCGGTGGAGGGTATGATTTCTTCGCTAACAGAGCGGACGGGCGTAACCTGTTGCATGACCTTGTCCGTAAAGGCTATGCCGTAGAAAGGGAGTTAAGCGGAATTGAAAATTTCAAAGGGAAAAAATTAGCCGGCCTAACGGCGCCAAAAGGGAATCCGCGCGTATCGGAACGCGGGAATATGCTCCCGGTTTCCACACAAACAGCTATTCGTGTTTTGCAGCAGAATGAAAAAGGTTTTTTTCTGATGGTGGAAGGTTCATTTATCGATTCTGGCGGCCACGGAAATAACACCGTTCAAGTGGTTGAAGAGGTGTTGGACTTTGACCAGGCCGTAGGTAAAGCGCTTGAATTTGCTGCCGGTAACGGGGAAACGTTAGTCATCGTTACTGCTGACCACGAGACCGGAGGGATGGCTATTCTTGACGGTTCCGTTGAAACGGGAATGGTAAAGGGTGGCTATGCAACGGGCGGACATACGGGAGTCATGGTTCCCATCTTTGCTTACGGCCCGGGAGCATCGGAGTTTATCGGAATTATGGAAAATACCGATATTCATGCCAAAATCCGGAATTTTTTGTTGAAATAAAAGCTTCGGGATAATTTCAGAAAATAGTTATCCTTACACCAGGGGTATGCCCCTTTATATCGGTAAGTTTACCGTTAAAGAAACTGTATTCAAACAAGGTGTCTCCTACGCGTGATATTTTGTTTGTACGGAAGTCATATTCTATGCGGTAATTCCCGATCCGGATAATTCTTCCTGAACTGAAATCATATTCAATCCTGTGCGGTCCCACCTGTTTCAACCTATCCGTGGAAAACTCGTATTCCAGGTCATAAGGACCTATCTTTCTTAACTTTCCACTCATATTGTCATACAGTCGGACTCCATTTCTTCTCAAGACCTCGAAATTATCCAACATGCCGTTATGTATGCTGAACAGTAAATCATCGTTGATGATTATTTCAGCCGACATTCCGCTTCCGGATTCATTAATTTCTATATCCGCGGGATTTTCAGTTTGGTGGGCATATTCCCATGTCCCGTCGTCGTATAGAAATACTTTAGTGCCGTGCCGGGTGTATGCTGTCTGTTGTGCATTTGCTTGAGCGCAGAATAACGGCAATAATAGTATAATCAGTAGTTTAAATGATATTTTCATGCGGTTCTAATGTTGTAATTGTATGTCATCCGAGACACAAGAAACTCAGTCTCCCTGATGTGATGTTAATTTTCTTTTTTTGAGCAAATTTTTATATACCAGCCGCAATACAACCACCACAAAAATGACCAGGATAACGGCAACCAGGATGGGCGTGAACAGCGACAGGATTGAAAAACCGGTGGCGGCGACGCCTTCTCCGGTTGAAACGACGGGATTTCCTGCCCCGGCAGTGAATTTAGTCGATAGAAGGCGGGTTACGGCACTTCCGCTTTGAATGGTGGCAGCTGCTCCCCCGCCCACGACAAACCCTACTATCCATTTCATCCACTCACTGTCGGAAGGGAAAACCGATGTCATCAACAGCGTGCCTGCTGCCACTGATAAAGGCGTGGCTATACTGTCCAGCAAGTTGTCAACAAAAGGAATATAATACGCCAATACTTCAACGACAGCCGCAACGCCAAAGCTTAACAATGCCGGAACAGAACTCATCCACGAAAAGCTCTCCCCCAACGGCAAAATCCCAAAATGCGAAGCCAATCCGGCAACCAGAAGCGGTATGAACACCCGGAACCCGGTACTGGCACTCAATCCGATGCCGAGCGCCACGGCACTGATGGTTTCTACGTTTAATTCCATAGTTAAAGGAGGTGTTTTTAAAAGTTTTCCGTATGCTTAAAACGTTTTTTTGACTTACTAAAAACCTTTTGGTTTAACACCACATGCGTCTCCCGTGGGCTCATCATCTGTGCGGTGCCAGATATCCTTGAACCCTTCGGGGTTTCGCCGGAATTTTGCCAGGATATACGAACACGACGGAATGACTTTATATCCGTTTTTGCGGGCATACTTTACCAGCTCATCAAACAATTTGCCGGCAATTCCCTGCCCTTCCAGTTCGGGACGGACGCCGGTGTGATAAGCGTTTAAAAGATTGTTTTTCACTTCAAAATCGAGTTCGGCAATCTGCCTGCCTTCTTTCTCGATAAAAAAACTTCCTATGCCGTTGCTGTTGCTTTTAAATTGTATATCCATTTCTTTAAATCATTAATTTCAGGTATAACAATTGCTTCGTCAATGGGTTCAAAAAATTCATGTCAATTGCGGTCAA
This portion of the Petrimonas sulfuriphila genome encodes:
- a CDS encoding alkaline phosphatase gives rise to the protein MKQRQVTIALAAGVMLLCSFSSFAQEKTKDVTLYQGGEAYAVKSFPSSFVNKTPKNVILFIGDGMGVSQLFAGLTANRGSLFIENCKYIGFSKTSSADRYVTDSAAGATAISTGTKTYNGAIGVGPDKNPIKTILEEASEQGKATGLVSTSSITHATPASFIAHQPSRSQEEDIATDFLKTDIDVFIGGGYDFFANRADGRNLLHDLVRKGYAVERELSGIENFKGKKLAGLTAPKGNPRVSERGNMLPVSTQTAIRVLQQNEKGFFLMVEGSFIDSGGHGNNTVQVVEEVLDFDQAVGKALEFAAGNGETLVIVTADHETGGMAILDGSVETGMVKGGYATGGHTGVMVPIFAYGPGASEFIGIMENTDIHAKIRNFLLK
- a CDS encoding N-acetyltransferase, producing MDIQFKSNSNGIGSFFIEKEGRQIAELDFEVKNNLLNAYHTGVRPELEGQGIAGKLFDELVKYARKNGYKVIPSCSYILAKFRRNPEGFKDIWHRTDDEPTGDACGVKPKGF
- a CDS encoding DUF4126 domain-containing protein; the protein is MELNVETISAVALGIGLSASTGFRVFIPLLVAGLASHFGILPLGESFSWMSSVPALLSFGVAAVVEVLAYYIPFVDNLLDSIATPLSVAAGTLLMTSVFPSDSEWMKWIVGFVVGGGAAATIQSGSAVTRLLSTKFTAGAGNPVVSTGEGVAATGFSILSLFTPILVAVILVIFVVVVLRLVYKNLLKKRKLTSHQGD